The DNA window CAATTActctttaattttaaaatgtcaaatttacaaaaattaaaaattgatttatttgctttgtaACGCTTTTGTATCAGTCGTCTGTtgctaattttaaatttgaatactTCCCGCCTGTATTTTCATTATGTGGCAACTTTAACTACTGCTTACTCTTACTAACACTGTGCTATGACGACCCTTAAAGGTTGCATTGCCTAACATCGATATCAACAAAACATCGATAAGAGTCGCTCATGTTTCTCACATCACTAACCAAGTGCAATTCAATTTAATCCGTTGCAAATAACCGCgtattaattatatttgttGCACAGCAGGCTGCTGAAAAGAGCTGTTGAAAAGAGCAGCCCAGCCAAACGAGCACCGCAATGCGGTAATTTCATCGCAAACGAGCTGATAGAGGCGTACTGCGCGCCGGAAGCGAAAAAGGGCGCCAAAAGGTGAACATTCCCATGCAAACACTCGCACTTAAGTATAAACAACAGGACAAAACCCATGCACCTACCCTCCCCGAAGGACAAACTCATGCCCAGCAGCAGCGTGCAGCAAGCGAAAGCGAATTTCTCCTGGCAGTCGCTAACGCAACTCTTGAGCGGCCTGTGGCAGCGCCTCTATTTGCCGCGTTCGCCGTTTTTGGCTCTGCCAGCGCCGCCCCTCGCCACGCCCCCAGCTAATACTACGCAGCGCCGCGCGAAGAAAGAGGTAAGACGGCTGCAAAGCCCCAAACAAGATATGAAAATGCTCGACAAAACAGATAGCTCGAAAATAGGGAAAACAAGATATCCAACAAAACTGCTACATGTCCATGGGATTTGTGGCACCCATACAGACGCAGACGCGAGCGTGCGGGTGCACAGTTGACTACGCAGCACGCCGCACACACACGATTTATATTAGAGCAGAACAGTTACTTTCCAGTTTTTGCTCCCAGAAGCAAAGTTTTGTGTTATtgtattcttttttattgGTTGTAGGCCATTATTATTGCGCTGTTTTAGTTTATCTCCAGAGTGTTTTGTTTGATACTGTTGTTGCGCACTCGGCAGCTCTTTTTCGTCAGCGTTTTTCAACACTGTTTAGTTGGCGTGCACAACACTGTCTCCCAGACGTGGTGAATAAAATACCAAGTGACGTGAATTGAAGGAAAAAAACACGATTTTCAACGTAAACGCACACTATTTTTCGGTGTGTGTGAAAAGCCCAAAAAGCGTTTTCAACAACAGGCAGAAGCCAGGATTTGCAGGACAACAATTGTGGATatagcggcagcagcagctgctcaaaaggcaacaacaacggcagcgACAGCGACGCTTCGgccaagcaacaacaacagtagcAAAGCAAAGCCATCGGAGCGCATAcaacaaaaatcaattttcgCGCTCGTGAAAAATATCAGCAGCAAATTGCAAGGTAGATGCGCTAATGGTTGGCTAATTAAAATGCGAAAGTTTTTGGACTTTTTCGTTGCTTTTATTTGTAGTCCGTTTTCCAAGGCACCCACACAGAGGCACAATATTGCAATTTGCTTGAGCGCCCgcgtgtgcgagtgtgtgtatgtgggtgtgaatgtgtgcgtgtgcgtgccAGCTGTATTCCGTACTGTACTCACCTTTTTGGTGGGAACAGCTGAAAGGGGTGGTGGGTGATACGGGGCTGTTCCCAGTGCTCACACCACCCGTTGACTTACGGTTCATAAGTACATATGTGCATGCATATATGCGCATATAGGCAGTAGTATATAGCCTATAGATAAATGTGATAGGTGTCTTATAGGTACTACAGACCCACTGACAATGTGTGTATACTACGTTTTCAGATGCCCAGAACACGGAGACTCCACCACTCAAGGGATCGCTCCTCGGCAGGCACACGAGACAAGCGCCGACGACACGATACTGCCGATCATTCGCCACCCCTAGCTGAGGCCCCATCGCCGTAAGTTCGCCATCATGTTTGCATTCTCCGATTTTCCCATATTCTCGGGATTCTCTGCGAGCTATGTGAGGAACTACTCAGCTACCCATTGTACTCATGGTCTCCATTATTTCACTGCAGGCCGCGCGTCACCAACACACATCACACAAGATCGGCGGCCAAGCGAAGGCGACACGAGCTCGATGCCAAGAAGGCCCAGATATCCAAGGAACCCACGTAAGTAACTCGCATGATTTGTCACTTAGCAAATCCTATTCTATCAGAGGGTCTAAAATAGATTCAATCGAAGTTGACATAGCTGTGGAATCACATACACTTCGGGTGAACTCTACAAGGCATATCTTATAAAAGGAATTATAAAGGAATCAGTCCTTGTATAATAACTGCTTTGAATTCCAAAGCGTTATTGTAGTCAAATATTCATCAGACGAAACGAAGAAACGGTGTGTCTGGTTACAAAAATTGATTGCgacattcccaacgcaccgaaaatattttaagctgTCAAGAGATTTGCTCTGCCTTTGTGACAGCATTTGAAAAGGAATACAAATTGTTCTTTATTGCGAAATTGATCGAGTCAATCGATTCCATAACGGAGTATAGATCGTAATGCTTTTTGAATGGGTATATCCCGATAGTGCAGATTTGGCTGCAATAACCGTTTAACTAACGGTACCGTttctaatttttaattttatgcaaCCGAAAAACATAAAAGCGGCCTTGGACAAGATGAAACCTTAAGATTGTTAGCTCTGAATTCACTTATCTATTTCGCTTTTTTCTTGCATTTAGGAGTGTGACTTGCCTGAAAGTTAAAAAGACGGAGGGGCAAGTCTTAACATCTGCCTCCACAACATCGACTGAATAAACAAACTTCCCTGATGTGAAACCTTTCGAAAAGTCTCGGCTCAGTCTCGTCCACGTAAACTGGCTCTGCCTACTGCACCACGGGTATTTCCCGCAGCTGTCGGAGATGTGGCAACCAAAGTGTCCTGCCCACGCAGCGCTCCGCGCTCCTTGGGACTCGCTTTCTTTGAATGGCTTGTAAACGGTCGTGTCTTTAATGGCGCATGGCTCCATAAAGAAGTGCCGCTcgggcagcaggagcagccagAGAGACAAATTAACATTTGGCCATATATGGCAAGTGAAATCTGCGCTGGTTCCTGCCAGCTAAGAGTCATCCTCTTCAGTCGGCTTACTGTAAATTAATGCGGACTCAGCGATTTCTTTGTGCTGACCCCCTTCGGGAGGCCGGTGAACGTGGGCGTTGGGTCTCCACCAGATCTGGCGGATCCTGGCGCGTTGTCCGCTGCATTTCCTCGCCTTAATTTATGCGCCTGCGTATTTAAAGCGTATTTGCATATTACTCAAAACAACGGATAACTTGAGGCGCGACGTTGTCgcatttattattgtttaatacACTTGGCGTAGCCTTTTTAGGTAGTTGCAGCAAGAGCATCTTGGGGAGTTGGCTTAATCAGAGTCGCATTTCGCAATTTATACGCCACTAGCAGCGACCGCTTTCTTTGTCGATAAAGTGACGTTTTCATGCCCGCCAGGGTGCTGCCGTTGCTGTCATTGTTTATTAACCTTTTGCATTTGCCATAAAACACGCTGGCTAAGTGTTCATGAAGCACAGCGGCAGATTAATCGACCTGTCCCGGCTCATTACTCAAATGTTGGTGACATCTTGCAACGCGGAAGTGGCCGAAAAACGCAGCCCAAATATGAAAATCAAACGCATCGATAAGGAGTACTATTCTCAAATGTGTATTGCCCGCGTTTCCGTCATGCTCTTGTTTTATTGTCGATCATTTTCgatttcaataattttttatttaaattacaaGCCATCAATTGGGTGCACGCATGGTGCGGCGAATTCGCCGCTGCCTCGACTGCGTCTCGATCGTCTGTCTGTAAGCTGGTAAACTGGAAATGCGAGCAGCGAAGTCGAGCGGTAGAGGCGGCAGCGCCGGAGGCAGCGGCGGTACAACCGACACTTGTTCGCTACCAACTTGTCGCTCGGCTGCTCAGTCGCAACGACAACTCGAAAGCGAATGGAGGTGCTGGCTTCTTCGCTCGTCGCCGTCGCCGCCGTGCAACCGCCACCAAGTGTTTTTTGAGAGAAATGTATAAGCAGCTCtatattgtttataatttttaacaaaatgCAGTGTGTGCTTCTGAAGCACTGAAGCTCCCCGtgtgatttgtgtgattttcGCGAATTGTTTATGCATCCTGGCCAAAAATAATAACTCGCGCGCCTACGGAATTTCAAATCAGCTCGAAAACACCCCCTCAATTATTCCAAGAAGTTTCAATGCTGTGCATACAGAGCTTTAGAGGACAGAAGAAAATCAGTGGCCAGTGGGAACAAACTTTAGCCAACACGCGTTAACTAAGCCAAGATAAGATAACTACGACTAGGACTGCGACGATGACGCCTACGACTTATCAAAGACGGGTTGCACCGAACTGAACGGATGACTTGGCGGAACCCGACCTGCCTATAGTGCTTTTATTGGGCAAGGGATTTCGCATTTATTTCCGATTCCATTACTCATAGCGTCACAACCAGTTGCTGTTCATCGGCTGCTGCCTGCTGTTGACCCGCTTGGCTGTTTGACTGTTTGGCCGATCGGGGACCCAAGACTTGCGTTTCCTTTTGCGAATCAGgttaaaaaagtaaaaattgtgAAAACTGGTCGACGGAGGACCTGTTCGCAGCCGGGTCTTTGAGCTCGGCGCATGCGCAGACACTTTCTACCAACTACGAACAACGTGTATTTGGCTCGTTCAGCAAATTGCATAAAGTCTTAACTGGTTGGGATTTGGGGGTCTTATCAATGAACTTGCCAGTGGCTGGTGGCCTGTGACTGGTAGCTAGTAGCTGGGGACCAATTGGATTTGCCATAGGCTAAATCGCAGTCAAGGTTCAGGGTTATTTTAGTGGCTAATTCAATTGTGGCCCTCGCGGTGCTGACAGGCCAAAAGTGGCTggctaaaacaaaaacgaaatgcGGCCAGCAAGAAGTCGCACAAATGCAGGGGGTTTTCTTCGTGATGGATACTGCCGTTGGGGTAGCCCACTCATAAGCCATCGAGAACGTGTTAATTACACGCGTTTCGACCAGCTATATCCGGAGcagaagcaacaacagcagccagcTGCAGCAGACAATAGAAAAGTGTTCGATAAATTATTGAAACTAAAGGCTGGGCCAAGGTGTTCCATGAAATCTGGCTGACTGGTAGCCGCAGCTTACGTCCGTTCGCGACAGCCAAGTGTGTGCACAGCATTGGAAATTAATGCTATAAAATTCTCAAAATTCAAACAGCTAGCTATATACAAAAGATAACGATAAAGCTAAAGATAAGCGATCTTCCAAGTGCACGCGTTTAAAGTAAACGTTCAGCGGTTTAAATTTCAACGCCAATTCTAAACGAGACCACTTGCAACAACAAGGAAACAACAGCATTGCCccgcagcaacatcagcaattACGAATAATTAACCAACGAGCGAGTCTATTTAAcaacgaaataaaaatcataaaaagcTAACAAAATGCCAGTCGTTGGTCAACAATATGGAAATGGCTTTCGGCCATACAGTTCCTTTCGAGTGCCGCGCGGCAGTTGTGGCTACGGCAACAACACCAGcggtagcagcagcaacaacaaccccagcagcaacatgagcaACAGTGTCCAAAtgggagcagcagctgcccaACCCCTGAGCAGCAACGGAGCCAACAGATCGATGGTGAAATCGATGCCGGGCAGAAACAACAACCAGGCAGCTGGCTCCTCCTCCACATCCACAGCCTCGTCAACTTCCTCTATCCATCAGCAGGGTGTTGTGACGAGTGGCAATTTTGTACGCCAGCAGCCCTGGCGGAGCAGTTACTGCAGTAGCAACCGCCACAAGTTGCAGACCGAACAGCATCCccaccatcagcagcagagACTGGTGAGCGGTGGCAGCGTGAAGCCACTGACGCCCAAGCTGATCCGTCGCATCGAGAGCACCTGCTCCACTGCAGCGCCCACACGCCATTGCAAGGCGAGGGCGCCACTACCGCCCACTCAGGCTGCCCGCCCGGTGACCACGCCCAGCACTGCCAGGAAACAGTATCAGCCAGCGGGCTCAGTATCAGTATCACAGCAACCGATGGGAACCCCCACCAGCCAGAAGCGCACGTACCATGCGGGACGAATGGCAGCCAAGGAGAACTGCCCAGCTCGTGTGGGTCAGCGCTCCACCAAGAACTATCCGGCACCGCAGCCACCATTGCCACCGCGCAGCCAGGCTGCCACCAATGATCTCACCAATGGAGGAGGAGCCGGAAAGGCCACTCCTTTGGCCCAGCGTCGCCAGCTGCCGGCAACGCCCAAGCTGAGCCTTAAGCAGCGCAGCAACGGGTGCACCCACAACGGAGAGGGAGCTGGTTCCTCGACGGGATCCAGTGATTCGCACGACTCTCCGCGCCTCAAGAAGGCCTTCTCGAATAAGTTCCCGCAGGGATTGCCCTTTGAGGAGGAGTTTTACGGACGCAATCGCTCCTACTCGCAGTCGTCCAGCAACTACAGTTTCTACAGTTCCGTGGGTGCGCCCACAACGCCTCATGATGAAGATGATGTTGGAGATATGGATGAAAAAGTCCATCGTGTTCGCTgtgacgacgatgatgagtTCCAACGCAAACCGTCCACTGATGAGTCTCTCTATGTGGACTTCTCGAAACTAGTGCAGACCCACCAGCAACGGCAGTATGTGCCCGCCAGCTCCTGGATAAGGGCCTCTCCAGATGAATGCGAATTGCTCCGAAACAAGCAAACTAGTCAGCTAACACCTGCCCAGCAGAGGAGGAAGAACAGCAAGTACGCACGCTCAATGCACGAGTATCTGTACAGCGATGACTCCGGACAGGCCAGGACCAAGCATCGGTTGTCCGTGGTCGATGAGCCCGAGGATGGATACTACAGCTATGCGGCTGGAACACCGGATCCGCTGCCCTCGCCGCCGCCCACGCCCCGAACGGACATCTATGTGGCCGCTGCTTCGTGGGCACCCAAGCCGCTCTACCCCGACCGCGTGCTGTTGCCACCAGCGGATGGCAACAACAATCACCAGAAGCAACAGTCGCGTCGACGGTCCGAGCACTTGGGGTCCACGACGTGTGAGTATAAGTGAGTGTCTCTTCAGCATGCGGAAACTCGAATCAGAAAACTGGAGCTAGCCTTGAGTGGCGGCACAGCTTGCTGACTAAGCGTTCTGTCCGCACTTCATTTAAAGCCACCGAGCACCTCCTCCTCGCACTGTTCTTTGTTTCATCTCCATCTTGAGCTCAACCCAACTCAATCTCGTTCTCGATGAtgtttgttttctgtttttattttgattttttttctatatgtttgttattgttggcgTTGTGCCGCTACGATTCGGTTCAAGATCTCCCCGCCAAATTTGGTCAAGCACACCGCCCCTACTTATGAGCTAAGCCGCCAGTTGCGGTGTCCAAATGGCGAGCTCCGTCCAGCTCATTAGGCAACCTAAGCGCCGGGCCAGGCCAACTGCAAAGCTTTTAGCGTTCTACCCTCAAGTATGGGACACACTTTATTTGGTTGAGCGCCTCACTCTCAACCCCTTTTTCGTCGCTTTGTTGACTTAGGGGGCCCAAGAGTTCCGACCTGGTTGTTGGCCACTTTCCCGTGTTATATGATTGCGTTGTGCCCATTCGAAACAGCAGCTGATGTCCAGATTCCAATGAAATCCAAGCTCTCATCAATTAACACGTTTTAGGGAACTAATTTAATGCGAATCTATGACGTTTTAGTCAGTCGTTCATTTGAGAAGATAGAATTTCGTTTAAACTTATTCAAATGTATTTTATAGGATTTATTTAGCTAGCAATTAGCAAAACAAATCAGTTCATACTGCTACTAAGACACATATTGATTTGAGTAAAGTAGCTGAACGTAGGTAAACTAAGCTTTAACGACTGGCCTTTAAAGTTCTTCCTTTTTGAATTCCTGATGACATAATTGCCGCAAATAGCTCTTCCTGCTGAAATATTTTTAGGCAATTATGTCAGCAGCTGGCCAAATGGAATCCTCACTTTGTCAATGTAGGTCTTGAGTCTTGGGACTCTTGATTCGAAAGGGAGCTCCCCAAGATCTTCTCGAAACCTTTTTAATTTGGCTTTTCGTTTTGTGTATTCTGGGCTTCTTTTCCTTGCTCGGGTTCATTTATCTGACGTTTATCACGATCGGAACAAACCGGACCTGTCTCCGCAAACCCATATACGATCGCAATCGATGCTGCTACCGCCGGCGGCTGGGGTAGCCAACTAAAGCTGACAACAAAGCTTAGATCTTGAGCGTACAGTTCTCGATCGATTTCCGACAGCGCAAGGCAGGCCtaatcgaaaaaaaataacgCCAACGATCTGAAAACAAAAGTGAATAATGGATGCAACTCTCAGCGCCGAttgaaatgtttgtttttgttttgtatttttaatgttttttattgaCTTTCTATAAAGAGTCAGACGAAAGGTGATTGACTACGCACcgcaaaaacaaatacaaataacaaaaactcGCATCCAAACAATGCAGTATGGGGAGATCTTCTAGACTCGATTTAAATTGCACACAAATTTCCATCGCTTCCTTTTTCGcagcgagtgtgtgtgtgtgtgtaagtttGCGAGCGGGCCGAAAGCAGGGGAACATTTGGCATATTTAATTTGGCTTGTTGCTGAATTCGCTTaactgttgtttgtttttgttaacAGTAATGGCCGGCTCGGTCCGTTCGAGACTGATGGATGGGGTTACTCCGAGGAAaaggcggcggcggcgatcTCAGTGCAAAATTTTATTACGTTCATTGAACCGGGCGATCTCTCCCTCTTTGCCAACAGATTGAACTGACTCAGGCCCAGACCCCGACACTGGCTGCCTGCTTGAACCCGCCCGACATGGCACTTCCTCATCCAGTGGAGCTCTGCTCCTCCTCTTTAACTGACGCACAAAGGCCTGTCCATTGCTTGCATTCCCCATCTCACTTACTGCCCGAAGTGCCAATTGATGTTCGCTGTTTGCGCAGACGCAACCAGTGACCTTGCAATTGGCCAACGTCACCTCGACACTTGGCCCTCGACCTGCCGGCTCCTCCATGCCCTCGATCCGAGATCTGCCACCCAAATGGATTTGCATAATCCCGCAGCTGTGTTTGGGCTGCTAACATACTTGGCCCCTTACTCATTCTTTGTTCATAATATTTCTGCTTTTCATCATTTATACTCGGCAATACTCGTAACGGCACTTCTTTTGTCATTTAAGGCTCGCGACAGTCATTTGCATTTCACCCAGTGGTCGAAACCCCCTACTTTTGCCTTCTTGGTAGCTTTTAGACTCTGGGGACAGGCCGAAAATTCCGGTTTCTCATTATGTTTCATTTGAGGACAGAGATACATGTGTATAGTACTGGCTTCTGCTTTAATCAATGAGCAGCCAAACGAAACCAGAGATAcgccatatatatatttaatcatATTCAAGTTCTGCTGACCAGGGATGGAGTTGAAGTGTCACGTCGATAAATAGGAAGAAAAGATAGATGGGTATTTAAACATGCCaaattaatgaattttaaatcaCAATTATTCCATATAGGGAATGAATTTGACGGATAAATTGAGCTTTAATATGGGAGTTTTCTGTTTGCGGAAGTGTCGACAGAAAATTGTTATACGTAGGCATAAAACACGAAAGATTTGAGCTGTGCAACCTTAAAGTATTCAATACCAAGCATTAAATAGTTCACGAACCAAGAAAGTTCGCCTTGGTCTATTGACATAAACATGTGCCATAAGTCTTCGGTTTATTGATCCGAGTTGTTGAAATTGTTTTggaaatgttttgattttatcTCATCTGATGAACTGTCTATCACAAAGTTGAATATTTATTGAGCTGGCCTGCCATAAATAGTTCACCAACCATGATGGCAAACCTTGAACCATCCCTAGCATTTCTTGGTCTATTCAACTGCTTTCGGGTATTTTGTGTGTGTAAGCGCATAAAGCCCAAATGACGCATAACTTCTGCAGTTCATTGGAAGCGGGTATTGGAATCCAATTGTTAACgcttttttattatatttatatttgtataatttgtttgaGCGCAGGAGGGGGCGGAGGGCAGATCGCATATGTGCGCTACGTTTTGCTTAATGTATTTATGGCATTTTCAGGGTCAGCAAAAAAAATAAGCTAAATACGacaaaacgaagaaaaatctcTCGAGCCGCAACAAATGTTTGTCGGCGGTTGTCGGTGCAGGCAGCTCTGGTTGGTGGGTTTAAAGTGTCTCAGCTGCTCTATGTAAATCATGACAAAAAAACTGGTTTTCGAATGATTAATTTCATAATTCAATAACACGGCTGGCTTATAAGAAACTATTTTCATGAGGTTTTTATTCTCGTTCTCGGAATGGCAAGCGAGTTGCAGACTTCCACTCGCAGTGGGTTATTGTTCTTAGCGGATTTCGTTTCGCCTAATCTTGCCGACTGAATCTAAATGCTAATTGTTGTCGCAGATTCTTTATCATCTTGGAAGTGGTAAGGTGTACATGATTCGTACAAATTGCTGGCCATTAAGGAAGTTGGCCAAGACAATGGTGTTTAATCGCAATCAATTCATTGCGTGAATGGGTGATTTTTTTTACCTGCGAACATGCATACTAATTCAAGTTGGCAGAAAGAATCGGTCAAGGTCGTCACAATCACTCCAGGAACTGGTGTCCACATGTTGGGAATGATAAGGCCACAAATGGGATTGGCCTGGCCATAAAACTGTTGCCTCATCTGTGTGCCTGCGAAAAGTCGAGGCCAACagagaaaaataacaatatataGAACCCCCGATGCGTCTGAGCTGGCAAAATCCTCAAGGGCAGACCGCTGAATGAGGAACTCTATAAATATGGGCGCGATTGTTCAATTACCTCACATAGAGCGGTTTCCATCCTTGAAATAATCAGCAATTCCCGTTGAAGTTCTTTAAAGTGTGAATAGCCTCTTGTAACCCCTTCAGGCCAAGCAACTTCGTTTCA is part of the Drosophila sechellia strain sech25 chromosome 3R, ASM438219v1, whole genome shotgun sequence genome and encodes:
- the LOC6612625 gene encoding serine/threonine-protein kinase CST20 isoform X4, with the protein product MPVVGQQYGNGFRPYSSFRVPRGSCGYGNNTSGSSSNNNPSSNMSNSVQMGAAAAQPLSSNGANRSMVKSMPGRNNNQAAGSSSTSTASSTSSIHQQGVVTSGNFVRQQPWRSSYCSSNRHKLQTEQHPHHQQQRLVSGGSVKPLTPKLIRRIESTCSTAAPTRHCKARAPLPPTQAARPVTTPSTARKQYQPAGSVSVSQQPMGTPTSQKRTYHAGRMAAKENCPARVGQRSTKNYPAPQPPLPPRSQAATNDLTNGGGAGKATPLAQRRQLPATPKLSLKQRSNGCTHNGEGAGSSTGSSDSHDSPRLKKAFSNKFPQGLPFEEEFYGRNRSYSQSSSNYSFYSSVGAPTTPHDEDDVGDMDEKVHRVRCDDDDEFQRKPSTDESLYVDFSKLVQTHQQRQYVPASSWIRASPDECELLRNKQTSQLTPAQQRRKNSKYARSMHEYLYSDDSGQARTKHRLSVVDEPEDGYYSYAAGTPDPLPSPPPTPRTDIYVAAASWAPKPLYPDRVLLPPADGNNNHQKQQSRRRSEHLGSTTCEYNFDDSISSRRRKERSKRSHRKSPAASRRQHKYRYRDETSHSSSRRRHRDRAKDERDSGRNNRQSQAKTAKPVIQDDADGHLIYHTGDILHHRYKIMATLGEGTFGRVVKVKDMERDYCMALKIIKNVEKYREAAKLEINALEKIAQKDPHCDHLCVKMIDWFDYHGHMCIVFEMLGLSVFDFLRENNYEPYPLDQVRHMAYQLCYSVKFLHDNRLTHTDLKPENILFVDSDYTSHYNHKINREVRRVKNTDVRLIDFGSATFDHEHHSTIVSTRHYRAPEVILELGWSQPCDVWSIGCILFELYLGITLFQTHDNREHLAMMERILGQIPYRMARNHTLYSKTKTKYFYHGKLDWDEKSSAGRYVRDHCKPLFLCQLSDSEDHCELFSLIKKMLEYEPSSRITLGEALHHPFFDRLPPHHRVGEVSNKQPLSSGSSSRERSHSLSR
- the LOC6612625 gene encoding serine/threonine-protein kinase CST20 isoform X5, with the translated sequence MPVVGQQYGNGFRPYSSFRVPRGSCGYGNNTSGSSSNNNPSSNMSNSVQMGAAAAQPLSSNGANRSMVKSMPGRNNNQAAGSSSTSTASSTSSIHQQGVVTSGNFVRQQPWRSSYCSSNRHKLQTEQHPHHQQQRLVSGGSVKPLTPKLIRRIESTCSTAAPTRHCKARAPLPPTQAARPVTTPSTARKQYQPAGSVSVSQQPMGTPTSQKRTYHAGRMAAKENCPARVGQRSTKNYPAPQPPLPPRSQAATNDLTNGGGAGKATPLAQRRQLPATPKLSLKQRSNGCTHNGEGAGSSTGSSDSHDSPRLKKAFSNKFPQGLPFEEEFYGRNRSYSQSSSNYSFYSSVGAPTTPHDEDDVGDMDEKVHRVRCDDDDEFQRKPSTDESLYVDFSKLVQTHQQRQYVPASSWIRASPDECELLRNKQTSQLTPAQQRRKNSKYARSMHEYLYSDDSGQARTKHRLSVVDEPEDGYYSYAAGTPDPLPSPPPTPRTDIYVAAASWAPKPLYPDRVLLPPADGNNNHQKQQSRRRSEHLGSTTCEYNFDDSISSRRRKERSKRSHRKSPAASRRQHKYRYRDETSHSSSRRRHRDRAKDERDSGRNNRQSQAKTAKPVIQDDADGHLIYHTGDILHHRYKIMATLGEGTFGRVVKVKDMERDYCMALKIIKNVEKYREAAKLEINALEKIAQKDPHCDHLCVKMIDWFDYHGHMCIVFEMLGLSVFDFLRENNYEPYPLDQVRHMAYQLCYSVKFLHDNRLTHTDLKPENILFVDSDYTSHYNHKINREVRRVKNTDVRLIDFGSATFDHEHHSTIVSTRHYRAPEVILELGWSQPCDVWSIGCILFELYLGITLFQTHDNREHLAMMERILGQIPYRMARKTKTKYFYHGKLDWDEKSSAGRYVRDHCKPLFLCQLSDSEDHCELFSLIKKMLEYEPSSRITLGEALHHPFFDRLPPHHRVGEVSNKQPLSSGSSSRERSHSLSR